The nucleotide window AGCCTATGGGGCAGCATTCGTGATCGGAAATTCGTTCGAAGGCCTCCATGGCCCGGTTCAGGCTGCCTTCGGGGATGCCTGGGCCGGTGTCGCGGACTGTGATCGTGACCAGGCCCGGGCCCTGGCTTCGAGTCTGGGTGGCGAACTCGGACCGAACGGACACTCCGCCGGAGACAGTGTATTTCAGGGCGTTACCCACGAGGTTGATGACTACCTGACGGATTCTGGTCGGGTCGGCGTGCATGGCTACGGGGATATCGTCGGCGACGCCGATGTCCAGTTCGAGGCCCCGGGCCCGGGCTGCGGCCCGGAACATGGCTCCGATCTCGTTCATGAGGGGCCGGAATTCGAAGTCGGTGGGAACGATGGGAACCTTGCCGGCCTCGATCCTCGACATCTCCAGTATGTCGTTGATGAGAGTCAGAAGATGGTTTCCGCTGGACTCGATGATGGCGATCTGTTCCTTCTGATTTTCGGTCAAGTCCTCATTCCGGGCCAGAAGCTGGGTGTAGCCGAGCAGGGCGTTCAGGGGGGTGCGGATCTCGTGGCTCATGTTTGCCAGAAAGATGCCCTTGGCCCGGCTGGCGGCCTGGGCCTCGTCAAGGGCCCGGACGAGATCGGCCTCGAGCCTCTTGCGGATGGTCACGTCCTGCCCGACGCAGAGAATGCTCGCATCGTCCGAGTCCTGATCGGCCACGGCCCGGCAGGACCAGTGGACCCAGCCGACCTTGCCCCGAAGGAGTTTGTGCCGGGTCTCATACTGGGCCGTTGTCTGGTCGCCCTCGAGGAGAGAGGTCAGGGCTCCGGCCATGTCCCGGCCCTGGAGTCCGGCATTTTCGAGGATAGTCGCGGCGAAATCCCGTCCCAGCACGGCCTCCTCCTTCAGTTCGAAAAGCGTCTGGGCGTATTCGTTGAAGAAGGTTACCCGACAGTGACTGTCAAGCCTGATGATGGCGCTGGCCACATGGTCGACCAGTTGGCGGTAGCTTCTTTGGCTGTCTGAGAGTTTTTCCCGTTCTTCCTCCAGATTTGTCAGGAGCTGTTTCTGACGGTTCTGGGCCTGACGCAGTTCGTGGTTGGCCGCGGTCAGGCGGCTGTAGTGGCCCATCCACATGGCCCTGAAGGCAATGATAATGGGCAGGGTCAGGGCGATGAAGAAGAATGTCGTGCCGACGGTGACCAGGGTGTTTTGGTGGACCAGGTCCTGGACATGCCCGATGTCGAGATCTGCGCAGGCCAGGTAGGGCCTGCCGTCGGGAGAGGAACGGGGCAGGGCCACGGAGCGGAACGTTCCCCACTGGTCCGAATAGGAGACGTAGACCGGGTCGGTGCCGTTCAAGGCCTTGACAAATTCCTCGGGGATGTCCTCGTAGGGATAGAAATACCAGGATTCCCTTTCCAGGGCCTCCTCCTCGGTCACGGTGGGGGCGGAAAAGTAGA belongs to Deltaproteobacteria bacterium and includes:
- a CDS encoding PAS domain S-box protein, which codes for MNTNAAPDRMRWYLLPALAIYLAGLTAYALWSDTRTKRLILEDIDQRILVAARALPYILPPDFHDRAVAPEAIGPEEELALRSAVTGFAADSGFVYVYTLVSWQDGFYFSAPTVTEEEALERESWYFYPYEDIPEEFVKALNGTDPVYVSYSDQWGTFRSVALPRSSPDGRPYLACADLDIGHVQDLVHQNTLVTVGTTFFFIALTLPIIIAFRAMWMGHYSRLTAANHELRQAQNRQKQLLTNLEEEREKLSDSQRSYRQLVDHVASAIIRLDSHCRVTFFNEYAQTLFELKEEAVLGRDFAATILENAGLQGRDMAGALTSLLEGDQTTAQYETRHKLLRGKVGWVHWSCRAVADQDSDDASILCVGQDVTIRKRLEADLVRALDEAQAASRAKGIFLANMSHEIRTPLNALLGYTQLLARNEDLTENQKEQIAIIESSGNHLLTLINDILEMSRIEAGKVPIVPTDFEFRPLMNEIGAMFRAAARARGLELDIGVADDIPVAMHADPTRIRQVVINLVGNALKYTVSGGVSVRSEFATQTRSQGPGLVTITVRDTGPGIPEGSLNRAMEAFERISDHECCPIG